The following are from one region of the Vibrio parahaemolyticus genome:
- the rbsB gene encoding ribose ABC transporter substrate-binding protein RbsB, whose product MKKLATLISAALLSSTVSVAAQAQDTMAIVVSTLNNPFFVTMKDGAEAKAKELGYDLIVLDSQNDPSKELSNIEDLTIRGVKAILINPTDSDAVSNAIRMANRSNIPVLTLDRGASRGEVVSHIASDNVVGGEMAGHYIMEKVGEKAKVIQLEGIAGTSAARERGEGFMTAVKGSDMELLASQPADFDRTKGLNVMENLLAANPDVQAVFAQNDEMALGALRAVQASGKNVMIVGFDGTEDGIAAVNRGKLAATIAQQPDLIGALGVETADKVLKGEKVDEYIPVPLKVVTK is encoded by the coding sequence ATGAAAAAACTTGCAACTCTTATCTCTGCTGCACTTCTTTCTTCCACTGTATCAGTAGCGGCGCAAGCCCAAGATACGATGGCGATTGTGGTTTCGACGCTAAACAACCCGTTCTTCGTAACGATGAAAGATGGTGCGGAAGCTAAAGCGAAAGAACTGGGATACGATTTGATTGTACTGGACTCGCAAAATGACCCGAGCAAAGAACTGTCAAACATCGAAGACCTAACCATTCGCGGTGTAAAAGCGATTTTGATTAACCCAACGGATTCTGACGCAGTGTCTAACGCGATTCGTATGGCAAACCGTTCTAACATCCCTGTGTTAACGCTAGACCGTGGTGCAAGCCGTGGTGAAGTAGTGAGCCACATCGCATCTGACAACGTTGTAGGCGGCGAGATGGCTGGCCACTACATCATGGAAAAAGTCGGCGAGAAAGCAAAAGTGATTCAGCTGGAAGGTATTGCTGGTACGTCTGCGGCTCGTGAGCGTGGTGAAGGCTTCATGACCGCTGTGAAGGGTAGCGATATGGAGCTTCTGGCTAGCCAACCAGCTGACTTTGACCGCACGAAAGGTCTAAACGTAATGGAAAACCTACTGGCTGCTAACCCGGATGTTCAAGCGGTGTTTGCGCAGAATGATGAGATGGCTCTAGGTGCACTACGCGCGGTTCAAGCGTCTGGTAAAAACGTCATGATCGTTGGTTTTGACGGAACAGAAGACGGTATCGCAGCGGTTAACCGTGGCAAGCTAGCAGCGACCATCGCGCAGCAACCTGATCTTATCGGCGCGTTAGGCGTTGAAACGGCTGACAAAGTACTGAAAGGCGAGAAAGTGGATGAGTACATCCCAGTTCCTCTAAAAGTGGTAACAAAGTAA